One window from the genome of Primulina huaijiensis isolate GDHJ02 unplaced genomic scaffold, ASM1229523v2 scaffold39431, whole genome shotgun sequence encodes:
- the LOC140969015 gene encoding auxin response factor 15-like — MEVNRLCRVSPWEIEPSGLVSGPNSLVLPGAKRSRVSFPATKADFPASRDENGMSDFGEPLRIHKVLQGQEVVRFRPSCTALDAPIRLPSDTRCLPGLIESRIHAEGNSIMPHHMDAGNSFEGTTLFNKPFQFHKVLQGQETVSIQPFGTRFEACQVYENNATHILNGVQVPNRGNCWSSLSHVYNTETPFSPLLVPGPSPSPVLISQQSNSPPSQFMSSLLGTRKKIENSNIGDSFRASLRIPCKFPSFGSTDDLPPPAIRSSEPSEEHMQMRPSQLYGDNQKFVSMCKKSCRLFGFPLTEGKVATSKGDNPAAPACNEESLC; from the exons TGTCTGGACCCAATAGCCTTGTGTTACCGGGTGCCAAGAGAAGTAGGGTCAGCTTTCCCGCTACAAAAGCAGATTTTCCAGCTTCCAGAG ATGAGAATGGAATGTCGGACTTCGGGGAGCCTCTAAGGATCCACAAGGTCTTGCAAGGTCAAGAAGTAGTCAGGTTTCGTCCTTCATGCACTGCTCTGGATGCCCCTATTAGGCTCCCTTCAGACACAAGATGCCTTCCCGGTCTCATTGAATCAAGAATTCACGCAGAAGGAAACAGCATCATGCCACATCATATGGATGCCGGTAATTCCTTTGAGGGCACTACTTTGTTTAACAAACCCTTTCAATTCCACAAGGTCTTGCAAGGTCAAGAAACTGTGTCGATCCAGCCATTTGGAACACGCTTTGAAGCCTGTcaagtttatgaaaataatgCTACTCATATATTAAATGGAGTTCAGGTGCCGAATCGTGGAAATTGTTGGTCCAGTCTTTCCCATGTTTATAACACTGAAACACCGTTTTCACCTTTGCTCGTTCCAGGACCATCTCCTTCTCCAGTTCTAATATCGCAGCAATCAAATTCACCACCATCTCAATTTATGTCGTCGTTACTTGGCACTCGGAAGAAGATTGAAAACAGCAATATTGGAGATTCTTTCCGTGCCTCTCTGAGAATCCCATGTAAGTTCCCATCTTTTGGAAGTACTGATGATTTGCCTCCGCCTGCAATCAGATCATCAGAGCCCTCTGAAGAGCATATGCAAATGAGGCCTTCACAGCTCTACGGAGACAATCAGAAATTTGTTTCAATGTGCAAAAAAAGTTGCAGGCTCTTCGGTTTTCCCCTTACCGAGGGAAAAGTTGCAACAAGTAAAGGTGACAATCCAGCTGCACCAGCTTGTAACGAAGAAAGTCTTTGTTAG